In Haliotis asinina isolate JCU_RB_2024 chromosome 15, JCU_Hal_asi_v2, whole genome shotgun sequence, one DNA window encodes the following:
- the LOC137265284 gene encoding galactocerebrosidase-like isoform X2: MMFTTLALAAVAVFVELSAGVVIFDDSVGLERRFDGIGGLSGGGATSKLLVNYPKKQRDEILDYLFKPNFGASLQILKVEIGGDAQSTDGTEASHMHNSWEENYQRGYEWWLMLEAKKRNPNIKLYGLPWTFPGWIGDGTRSPYTNPKQTATYVLKWVLGAKKYYNLTIDYIGVWNERDYNITYIKILRKTLDDNGLSNVRIVAADGGWGIANDIQKDSVLASAIDYIGTHYPGTLTTTEAMKTGKQLWASEDYSTFNDNVGGGCWARILNQNYVNGFMTSTISWNLIASYYQALPFYRDGLMTAVEPWSGNYIVQSPVWITAHTTQFTEIGWKYLRHGAGVGKLETGGSYVGLVSPDEKDLTIVIETMTHDHSLCIRPALPPYNVTAATVEIEFKGSFAALTSLNVWYSKPSYGSEADVFFMKRNKLSIVNGKASLKVNPDEIYTLTTLEVGQKGSFDTPPPPSKPFPLPYTENFEGYEVFMEPYDLAQQMGVFEVAQGDASNKVMRQKVLAQPVTWCQAESLNISLNVIGSHNWTDIYVEADVKLGEVNGTNGVFVAARVDQGGCNAFSTTGIFLYIFPKSNNYILANNLGRTSVITSGQLGEVEASWNKVSLMVKGTVAVGMLNGNSLFNHTVPSKPTSGFVGLGTDSWGIADFDNLKITSAENHLHLLRHVEKQDTKLYFVPGAH, encoded by the exons ATGATGTTCACAACGCTCGCGTTGGCTGCAGTTGCGGTTTTCGTGGAATTGTCAGCAGGAGTAGTAATATTTGACGATTCTGTTGGACTAGAAAGACGGTTTGATGGAATCGGCGGTCTCAGCGGAGGAGGG GCAACATCGAAACTGTTGGTGAACTACCCTAAAAAGCAAAGAGATGAAATTTTGGACTATCTTTTCAAG CCAAACTTTGGAGCTTCTCTGCAGATCCTTAAAGTTGAAATAGGAGGAGATGCACAAAGTACAG ATGGAACCGAGGCGTCCCACATGCACAACAGCTGGGAGGAGAACTACCAGAGAGGATATGAATGGTGGCTCATGTTGGAGGCTAAGAAG CGCAACCCTAACATCAAGCTATATGGTCTCCCATGGACCTTCCCTGGGTGGATCGGAGATGGCACACGCAGCCCCTACACAAACCCCAAGCAGACTGCTACCTACGTCCTCAAGTGGGTTCTTGGAGCCAAGAAatactacaatcttaccatagACTATATTGGG GTGTGGAATGAGAGAGACTATAACATCACCTACATCAAG ATCCTGAGGAAGACTTTAGATGATAATGGCCTGAGCAATGTGCGTATAGTGGCAGCTGATGGAGGATGGGGTATTGCCAACGATATCCAGAAGGATTCAGTGCTGGCTAGTGCCATCGACTACATAGG aaCTCACTACCCAGGAACCCTTACCACAACTGAGGCAATGAAGACCGGCAAGCAGCTGTGGGCATCTGAAGACTATAGCACCTTCAATGATAACGTTGGGGGTGGATGTTGGGCAAGG ATTCTAAATCAAAATTATGTGAATGGCTTCATGACAAG CACCATCTCATGGAACCTGATTGCCAGCTACTATCAAGCCCTGCCGTTCTACAGAGATGGGCTGATGACGGCTGTAGAACCCTGGAGTGGAAACTACATTGTCCAAAGTCCAGTATGGATCACAG CTCACACTACCCAGTTCACAGAGATAGGATGGAAATACTTGCGTCATGGCGCCGGTGTTGGGAAGCTGGAGACTGGGGGTAGCTATGTTGGTCTGGTCAGTCCAGATGAGAAGGATCTCACCATCGTCATAGAAACCATG ACTCATGACCACTCCTTGTGCATTCGTCCGGCTCTTCCTCCATACAATGTGACCGCCGCCACAGTGGAGATAGAGTTCAAGGGCAGCTTT GCAGCTCTGACTTCTCTCAATGTGTGGTACAGCAAGCCCAGCTATGGAAGTGAAGCAGACGTGTTCTTCATGAAGCGGAACAAGCTCTCG ATTGTGAATGGCAAGGCATCACTCAAGGTGAACCCAGATGAAATCTATACCCTGACAACACTTGAAGTCGGGCAGAAGGGATCATTTGACACACCCCCACCTCCCTCCAAGCCCTTCCCCCTCCCCTACACAGAAAACTTTGAAG GCTATGAGGTCTTTATGGAGCCTTACGACCTTGCTCAGCAAATGGGGGTGTTTGAGGTTGCACAGGGCGATGCCTCCAACAAGGTGATGAGGCAGAAAGTGTTAGCTCAGCCTGTGACGTGGTGTCAAGCTGAGAGCCTGAACATTTCACTAAATGTCATTGGCTCTCACAACTG GACTGAtatctacgttgaggctgacgTCAAACTGGGCGAGGTCAACGGAACCAACGGCGTGTTTGTTGCTGCCAGAGTAGACCAGGGAGGCTGTAATGCCTTCTCCACCACAGGAATATTCCTGTATATCTTCCCCAAAAGTAACAACTACATTTTGGCCAACAACCTAG GTCGAACATCAGTCATCACAAGTGGTCAACTGGGCGAGGTTGAGGCCAGCTGGAACAAGGTGTCACTCATGGTCAAG GGCACAGTCGCAGTTGGAATGTTGAATGGGAACTCCCTGTTTAACCACACTGTGCCAAGTAAACCTACAAGTGGATTTGTTGGACTCGGAACCGATTCTTGGGGCATCGCCGACTTTGACAATCTCAAAATAACATCTGCAGAGAATCATCTGCATCTTTTACGCCATGTGGAAAAACAGGATACAAAGTTGTATTTTGTACCTGGTGCTCACTGA
- the LOC137265284 gene encoding galactocerebrosidase-like isoform X1 translates to MMFTTLALAAVAVFVELSAGVVIFDDSVGLERRFDGIGGLSGGGATSKLLVNYPKKQRDEILDYLFKPNFGASLQILKVEIGGDAQSTDGTEASHMHNSWEENYQRGYEWWLMLEAKKRNPNIKLYGLPWTFPGWIGDGTRSPYTNPKQTATYVLKWVLGAKKYYNLTIDYIGVWNERDYNITYIKILRKTLDDNGLSNVRIVAADGGWGIANDIQKDSVLASAIDYIGTHYPGTLTTTEAMKTGKQLWASEDYSTFNDNVGGGCWARILNQNYVNGFMTSTISWNLIASYYQALPFYRDGLMTAVEPWSGNYIVQSPVWITAHTTQFTEIGWKYLRHGAGVGKLETGGSYVGLVSPDEKDLTIVIETMTHDHSLCIRPALPPYNVTAATVEIEFKGSFAALTSLNVWYSKPSYGSEADVFFMKRNKLSIVNGKASLKVNPDEIYTLTTLEVGQKGSFDTPPPPSKPFPLPYTENFEAYRDQEEPFNLVPQVGCFEVHNTSDPTHHQVMRQVVLSAPIEWCPINLDFPITIGGNSNWTDIYVEADVKLGEVNGTNGVFVAARVDQGGCNAFSTTGIFLYIFPKSNNYILANNLGRTSVITSGQLGEVEASWNKVSLMVKGTVAVGMLNGNSLFNHTVPSKPTSGFVGLGTDSWGIADFDNLKITSAENHLHLLRHVEKQDTKLYFVPGAH, encoded by the exons ATGATGTTCACAACGCTCGCGTTGGCTGCAGTTGCGGTTTTCGTGGAATTGTCAGCAGGAGTAGTAATATTTGACGATTCTGTTGGACTAGAAAGACGGTTTGATGGAATCGGCGGTCTCAGCGGAGGAGGG GCAACATCGAAACTGTTGGTGAACTACCCTAAAAAGCAAAGAGATGAAATTTTGGACTATCTTTTCAAG CCAAACTTTGGAGCTTCTCTGCAGATCCTTAAAGTTGAAATAGGAGGAGATGCACAAAGTACAG ATGGAACCGAGGCGTCCCACATGCACAACAGCTGGGAGGAGAACTACCAGAGAGGATATGAATGGTGGCTCATGTTGGAGGCTAAGAAG CGCAACCCTAACATCAAGCTATATGGTCTCCCATGGACCTTCCCTGGGTGGATCGGAGATGGCACACGCAGCCCCTACACAAACCCCAAGCAGACTGCTACCTACGTCCTCAAGTGGGTTCTTGGAGCCAAGAAatactacaatcttaccatagACTATATTGGG GTGTGGAATGAGAGAGACTATAACATCACCTACATCAAG ATCCTGAGGAAGACTTTAGATGATAATGGCCTGAGCAATGTGCGTATAGTGGCAGCTGATGGAGGATGGGGTATTGCCAACGATATCCAGAAGGATTCAGTGCTGGCTAGTGCCATCGACTACATAGG aaCTCACTACCCAGGAACCCTTACCACAACTGAGGCAATGAAGACCGGCAAGCAGCTGTGGGCATCTGAAGACTATAGCACCTTCAATGATAACGTTGGGGGTGGATGTTGGGCAAGG ATTCTAAATCAAAATTATGTGAATGGCTTCATGACAAG CACCATCTCATGGAACCTGATTGCCAGCTACTATCAAGCCCTGCCGTTCTACAGAGATGGGCTGATGACGGCTGTAGAACCCTGGAGTGGAAACTACATTGTCCAAAGTCCAGTATGGATCACAG CTCACACTACCCAGTTCACAGAGATAGGATGGAAATACTTGCGTCATGGCGCCGGTGTTGGGAAGCTGGAGACTGGGGGTAGCTATGTTGGTCTGGTCAGTCCAGATGAGAAGGATCTCACCATCGTCATAGAAACCATG ACTCATGACCACTCCTTGTGCATTCGTCCGGCTCTTCCTCCATACAATGTGACCGCCGCCACAGTGGAGATAGAGTTCAAGGGCAGCTTT GCAGCTCTGACTTCTCTCAATGTGTGGTACAGCAAGCCCAGCTATGGAAGTGAAGCAGACGTGTTCTTCATGAAGCGGAACAAGCTCTCG ATTGTGAATGGCAAGGCATCACTCAAGGTGAACCCAGATGAAATCTATACCCTGACAACACTTGAAGTCGGGCAGAAGGGATCATTTGACACACCCCCACCTCCCTCCAAGCCCTTCCCCCTCCCCTACACAGAAAACTTTGAAG CGTACCGTGATCAGGAGGAACCCTTCAACCTGGTGCCACAAGTCGGGTGCTTTGAAGTCCACAATACCTCTGACCCTACCCACCATCAAGTGATGAGACAAGTGGTACTCTCCGCACCCATTGAATGGTGCCCCATAAACCTTGACTTTCCCATTACCATAGGGGGGAACTCCAACTG GACTGAtatctacgttgaggctgacgTCAAACTGGGCGAGGTCAACGGAACCAACGGCGTGTTTGTTGCTGCCAGAGTAGACCAGGGAGGCTGTAATGCCTTCTCCACCACAGGAATATTCCTGTATATCTTCCCCAAAAGTAACAACTACATTTTGGCCAACAACCTAG GTCGAACATCAGTCATCACAAGTGGTCAACTGGGCGAGGTTGAGGCCAGCTGGAACAAGGTGTCACTCATGGTCAAG GGCACAGTCGCAGTTGGAATGTTGAATGGGAACTCCCTGTTTAACCACACTGTGCCAAGTAAACCTACAAGTGGATTTGTTGGACTCGGAACCGATTCTTGGGGCATCGCCGACTTTGACAATCTCAAAATAACATCTGCAGAGAATCATCTGCATCTTTTACGCCATGTGGAAAAACAGGATACAAAGTTGTATTTTGTACCTGGTGCTCACTGA